A stretch of Pogona vitticeps strain Pit_001003342236 chromosome 5, PviZW2.1, whole genome shotgun sequence DNA encodes these proteins:
- the LOC110070283 gene encoding pinopsin, producing the protein MIKVVLRPAIMGNDSSLATELAESITVRPTIFPRAGYGVLAFLMFLNALFSIFNNFLVIAVTLKNPQLRNPINIFIFNVSFSDLMMSLCGTTIVIATNYHGYFFLGRKFCTFQGFAVNYFGIVSLWSLTILAYERYNVVCQPLGTLQMSTKRGYQLLGFIWIFCLFWAVVPLFGWSSYGPEGVQTSCSIGWEERSWSNYSYLITYFLSCFFIPVTIIGFSYSNVIRSLHGLNKKVEQMGGKCNPEEEFRAVIMVLVMVVAFLICWLPYTIFALTVVFKPSLNISPLAATIPTYLSKTSPVYNPIIYIFLNKQFRDCAVEFITCGHVVLTNPEEEKVSTSAAPAERKTPSKLNQVTPV; encoded by the exons ATGATAAAAGTAGTTTTGAGACCAGCCATCATGGGGAATGATAGTTCTCTTGCAACAGAATTAGCTGAGAGCATTACAGTGAGACCTACCATTTTCCCAAGAGCTGGCTACGGAgtcctggcttttctgatgttTCTGAATGCTTTGTTTTCAATATTTAATAATTTCCTGGTTATTGCTGTGACTCTCAAGAATCCCCAGTTGCGCAATCCCATCAATATATTCATTTTCAACGTCTCCTTTTCAGATCTCATGATGTCCCTTTGTGGAACCACTATTGTCATTGCAACAAACTACCATGGGTATTTCTTTCTGGGCCGAAAGTTCTGCACTTTTCAGGGATTTGCAGTCAATTATTTTG GAATTGTTTCTCTCTGGTCCCTGACGATTTTAGCCTATGAAAGATACAATGTGGTATGCCAACCCCTGGGAACTCTCCAGATGAGTACTAAGCGAGGTTACCAACTACTTGGCTTTATCTGgattttttgtcttttctgggCTGTGGTCCCTCTCTTTGGCTGGAGTTCTTACGGTCCTGAAGGAGTCCAGACCTCATGCTCTATTGGCTGGGAAGAAAGATCCTGGAGCAACTATAGTTATCTGATTACATACTTCCTGTCCTGCTTTTTCATACCTGTTACGATCATTGGGTTTTCTTACAGCAATGTGATCAGGTCATTGCATGGG ctAAATAAGAAAGTTGAACAAATGGGAGGAAAATGTAACCCAGAGGAAGAGTTCCGAGCTGTAATTATGGTCCTTGTGATGGTGGTGGCTTTTCTAATCTGCTGGTTACCGTACACTATCTTTGCTCTTACAGTTGTCTTTAAGCCATCACTAAATATTTCACCTCTGGCTGCAACCATCCCAACATATCTCTCAAAGACAAGTCCAGTATACAACCCCATCATTTACATCTTCTTGAACAAACAG TTTCGTGACTGTGCGGTTGAATTTATCACTTGTGGCCATGTTGTTCTGACAaacccagaagaagaaaaagtttcaACTTCAGCAGCTCCGGCTGAACGCAAAACACCATCCAAGCTCAATCAAGTGACTCCAGTCTGA